The DNA region TCCATAAAGCTAAAGAGGATTTTTTTGCACCtagatgtttaaaatatttaatttaaatttaaagctTTGGAAttcaaacttctgttggtgaaagagaccaacttttgagctatgcagagctcttcttcaggtcaccagTTGCTGTCGATGAATGCACTTAAACTGGCAGTGTCATGCCTCTGAAAAACATAACTGACTTGTATTCAAAAGGGATCCAATTACATTCCTCATTGGCAATCTTTTACTTTCTAGGACAgcacagcactgctctgccaatgcCAGTCATAATTATGATTCATTTCCAATTGGCTCAGGTTGAACTATATCCACTGTTATCAGTTTCAAACCTATCATGTCCCATCCCCTCTAACATGCAAAAGGAGTTAGTGCTTCACTTCACAGACTGCACTTTCTTTGGTCTAATGTTATATGCCAATATTCCTTACCTGTAATCTGATTTCTGGGGCAGTTGCCTAATGTTTCCAAATGAATGTTTTGGGTATAACCACAAAACAAAGAAGGGCCCAGATATTTCCCTTGCAAACTGAGGGAAGTCATGTTTAGGCACCccaagaattttatttaaattggccCCATAAATCATTCCCACAGCACTTGGGGAAAATTCTATCTTTGACTCTGGAGGGTGGAGTAGGATGTGACAATAAGCCAAGAGTGATTATCAGCTCTAAGGTCTGTGATTTCTTGTCCCTCTTTCTACATGCCCGTGGTGGTGAACACACACCTTGTCTGGTTGGGGGTTGTGCACACCTTTCCCCAGAACTTGAGCATGCTCCTTGGTCACCTGCAAGAGGTTCCTATTGAGTGAGGGACTCCTTCCCCACCACCCTCCCCAGATGGCTCCCATGGCACTTCAGCCAGTGGAGAAAGAGAAGAGATAAATAATCAAACTTACAGTAGGTTTCCTAAATGGTGGAGCATGGGGTCAGCTGAATCAATCCCTTCCAAAAAGACTAATGGCATAATATCTTATTTAGCTCCTACATTCTTTGTGAATTTTTGGTTTGATATTTGGCAGAACGGTATGCACTGACAAGTGAAAATGCATCTTACAATTTGACTTGCATGCTATCTGTTCAGAATTAAATTTTTGTAAAACAACTCTTCTCACTTTTTATAGGAAACAAGATTAGGGAAACTCATCAATGATGTAAGAAAGAAGACATCCAATGAGGAACTTGCCAAACGTGCCAAGAAATTGCTACGGAATTGGCAAAAACTAATAGAACCTGTAACCCAGAATGAATCCGTTCCAAGAGGATTACCAAATCCACCTGGATCAGCAAACGGTGGTGCACACAACTGTAAACCAGAATTGCCACCTGCTGTAGTAACTGGATCAAAGCCCATCAATGAATTGAAAAGCAGGAATGATATCCAAAAGCTAAACTCCCCGAAAACAGAAAAACTGGGAAATCGGAAAAGGAAAGGCGAACATAGGGATGGGCATCAGGGCCCCCCTCCTTCTAAAGTTTCCAAAGGTAGTCATGAAGTATTACAAAACTCTTCTCCACCACCAACTAATGGGATTGCGGGGAGCCCTGAAAGTTTCCCCAGTCCTGTAGATGTAAACCTGCATCCAGGGCCTGAAAGCAGCAGGACAGAACATAGTGAAAATGACAAACACAGTAAGATCCCAGTAAATGCTGTAAAACCTCACACCAGTTCTCCAGGACTTGTAAAACCTTCAAGCACTTCCTCATTATTAAAGACTGCAGTGCTTCAGCAGCATGATAAATTGGAAGAAACCACAGGACAGCACCAACCTAAGAGTCCCCGCTGTTCCTCATTTAATCCTGGGAATATTAGGCATGACACATTTGCTCGACAGCATATCACATACTCACCAAAGGGTTCAATACCTAGTCCATCTCAAAGGTCCCAGTTCTTAGATACTGCACAGGTGCCATCACCACCACCCCCTTCCTTGATGCAACCATCAACACCTCCAATGCCAGCAAAAAGACTGGAGGTTTCTCAGCAATCAGGAACTGAGGTATCTCAACATTGGCAGGAGCAGGCATCTTCTGAAAGCCAGCACAGGCACACAGCAGGGACACTTCAGCACACATCTCCTAGCTGCAAAACTAACTTGCATCCTGGGGAATCTCTGACGCCACATGTTGGCTTTTCAC from Eretmochelys imbricata isolate rEreImb1 chromosome 25, rEreImb1.hap1, whole genome shotgun sequence includes:
- the MED26 gene encoding mediator of RNA polymerase II transcription subunit 26 isoform X2, giving the protein MTAAPAPSPQQIRDRLLQAIDPQSNIHNMVAVLEVISSLEKYPITKEALEETRLGKLINDVRKKTSNEELAKRAKKLLRNWQKLIEPVTQNESVPRGLPNPPGSANGGAHNCKPELPPAVVTGSKPINELKSRNDIQKLNSPKTEKLGNRKRKGEHRDGHQGPPPSKVSKGSHEVLQNSSPPPTNGIAGSPESFPSPVDVNLHPGPESSRTEHSENDKHSKIPVNAVKPHTSSPGLVKPSSTSSLLKTAVLQQHDKLEETTGQHQPKSPRCSSFNPGNIRHDTFARQHITYSPKGSIPSPSQRSQFLDTAQVPSPPPPSLMQPSTPPMPAKRLEVSQQSGTEVSQHWQEQASSESQHRHTAGTLQHTSPSCKTNLHPGESLTPHVGFSPDTSKMDSDDAASGSDSKKKKRYRPRDHTVNLDGQVVEGGVKPVRLKERKLTFDPMTGQIKPLTQKDSLQAEIPVVAEQHRTETDKQEQKPNLQSPFEQTNWKELSRNEIIQSYLNRQSSLLSSSGVQTPGAHYFMSEYLKQEESTRREARKTHVLAPNSKPTDLPGVTREVTSDDLNRIREHHWPGVNGCYDTQGKETVVYTVSCPHLTL
- the MED26 gene encoding mediator of RNA polymerase II transcription subunit 26 isoform X3; protein product: MTAAPAPSPQQIRDRLLQAIDPQSNIHNMVAVLEVISSLEKYPITKEALEETRLGKLINDVRKKTSNEELAKRAKKLLRNWQKLIEPVTQNESVPRGLPNPPGSANGGAHNCKPELPPAVVTGSKPINELKSRNDIQKLNSPKTEKLGNRKRKGEHRDGHQGPPPSKVSKGKETVVYTVSCPHLTL
- the MED26 gene encoding mediator of RNA polymerase II transcription subunit 26 isoform X1 → MTAAPAPSPQQIRDRLLQAIDPQSNIHNMVAVLEVISSLEKYPITKEALEETRLGKLINDVRKKTSNEELAKRAKKLLRNWQKLIEPVTQNESVPRGLPNPPGSANGGAHNCKPELPPAVVTGSKPINELKSRNDIQKLNSPKTEKLGNRKRKGEHRDGHQGPPPSKVSKGSHEVLQNSSPPPTNGIAGSPESFPSPVDVNLHPGPESSRTEHSENDKHSKIPVNAVKPHTSSPGLVKPSSTSSLLKTAVLQQHDKLEETTGQHQPKSPRCSSFNPGNIRHDTFARQHITYSPKGSIPSPSQRSQFLDTAQVPSPPPPSLMQPSTPPMPAKRLEVSQQSGTEVSQHWQEQASSESQHRHTAGTLQHTSPSCKTNLHPGESLTPHVGFSPDTSKMDSDDAASGSDSKKKKRYRPRDHTVNLDGQVVEGGVKPVRLKERKLTFDPMTGQIKPLTQKDSLQAEIPVVAEQHRTETDKQEQKPNLQSPFEQTNWKELSRNEIIQSYLNRQSSLLSSSGVQTPGAHYFMSEYLKQEESTRREARKTHVLAPNSKPTDLPGVTREVTSDDLNRIREHHWPGVNGCYDTQGNWYNWTQCISLDPHGDDGRLNILPYVCLD